A single region of the Maniola jurtina chromosome 6, ilManJurt1.1, whole genome shotgun sequence genome encodes:
- the LOC123865997 gene encoding ornithine decarboxylase 2-like: MDSQLMGKTSVIVLDNHTPGDVAKAMIEDGRQKEPFYIFDMDEAYRRVEYFRKMMPRVEMFYAMKANDSDKMIKLAAALGLGFDCASPGEIRKILELGVSPQSIIFAAPCKTPDWMMYARQSGVRHTTFDSSYELKKIKQYWSDVGLLIRIKVDSDSIYKLGDKFGCDFETEATDLLDEAASLGLKVVGVAFHVGSSCSSAHSHVEGLQNARALFDYELRAGRGMSIVDIGGGFLSDRNDRIDQVSKLINTTLEELFPERSIQIIAEPGRYLCDTSCNLYCNINNIRRVTRGGEKVNMIYMNDGLYGCLRFNDPPQTVKRFGRPEGVINEKLEKTILWGPSCDSTDRVMENMEIMLPACTPLDWLIFTPQGAYTFGFATPFSCLPKPQMRSVVSQQLWAKLKDSKVFNPEDFEQNPDISAPLPSSLPPLIKKSTFLKSYTLKTN, from the exons atggaTAGTCAACTCATGGGTAAGACAAGTGTAATAGTGTTGGACAACCACACACCTGGCGATGTCGCGAAAGCCATGATAGAGGACGGACGACAGAAGGAGCCCTTTTACATATTCGATATGGACGAGGCATATCGCCGCGTGGAATATTTCAGGAAAATGATGCCGAGGGTTGAGATGTTTTACG CAATGAAAGCCAATGACAGTGACAAAATGATAAAACTGGCAGCTGCACTAGGACTCGGCTTCGACTGCGCCTCCCCGGGGGAGATTCGTAAAATACTGGAGCTTGGTGTATCACCTCA GAGTATAATATTCGCCGCCCCGTGTAAAACCCCAGATTGGATGATGTATGCGCGTCAGTCCGGTGTTCGACATACAACATTCGACTCTTCATATGAATTgaagaaaatcaaacagtattGGTCTGACGTCGG ACTATTAATCCGTATCAAGGTTGACAGCGACAGTATTTATAAACTTGGAGACAAATTCGGCTGTGACTTCGAAACGGAGGCTACCGATTTACTCGACGAAGCGGCTTCACTTGGTTTGAAG GTGGTTGGCGTAGCGTTTCACGTAGGCAGTAGTTGCTCTTCGGCTCATAGTCACGTAGAGGGGCTGCAAAACGCGCGGGCACTGTTTGACTACGAGCTTCGCGCGGGCAGAGGGATGAGCATCGTTGACATTGGAGGAGGGTTTCTGAGCGATCGAAATGATAGGATTGATCAG GTATCCAAACTAATAAATACGACTTTGGAAGAACTATTCCCGGAGCGGAGCATACAAATAATAGCGGAGCCGGGAAGGTACCTGTGCGATACCTCGTGCAACTTGTACTGCAATATCAACAACATTCGACGG GTCACACGTGGCGGTGAAAAAGTAAACATGATATACATGAACGATGGATTATATGGATGTTTGAGATTCAATGATCCTCCGCAAACGGTTAAAAGGTTTGGG agaCCTGAAGGTGTAATAAATGAGAAGCTAGAGAAAACAATCTTATGGGGTCCCAGCTGCGACTCCACTGATCGAGTTATGGAAAATATGGAAATTATGTTACCAGCTTGCACTCCTCTTGATTGGTTGATATTTACTCCACAAGGGGCTTATACCTTTGGATTCGCAACTCCATTCTCATGCTTGCCGAAACCTCAGATGCGATCAGTTGTATCACAACAATTGTG GGCTAAACTGAAAGACAGCAAAGTATTCAATCCAGaggattttgaacaaaatccagATATATCTGCACCGCTTCCTTCGTCCTTACCTccgttaataaaaaaatcaacctttttaaaatcatatactttaaaaactaactaa